A genomic segment from Thermogemmatispora onikobensis encodes:
- the lgt gene encoding prolipoprotein diacylglyceryl transferase produces the protein MGSIWPVVVADLINWGWLRIGPPYIYINIDPVIVHLGPLALHWYGLMYVVAIVVALWGIQGYIRRKGLNDEIVYRLLWWCIIAGLIGGRLYFVIQQPDLVQGYLLQPWRILATWEGGMAFYGAIFLVVPVLFWRARVEGINPFVALDSGVLFASIGQIFGRIGNLINGDIIGYPSTLPWSTVYVHPSSFACLQGYCNVPVQPAAAYEMLCNIVLLAVLYVLSRRLRRPGVLTLAYLYGYAITQFIVFFWRANLVVSFLGLDWGLKQAQWTSLVVLILLLPATYLVLRSRYARPVPPEEVAAFYGMPPRPGNEAAATAASALEEASGEPERAVSASALSPTPNTDARLDEGPAANRREPPAEGQQEPS, from the coding sequence ATGGGAAGTATCTGGCCCGTGGTTGTGGCCGATCTGATCAATTGGGGCTGGCTGCGCATCGGCCCGCCCTATATCTATATCAATATCGATCCGGTTATCGTGCATCTTGGCCCGCTGGCGCTCCACTGGTACGGTCTGATGTATGTTGTGGCCATCGTGGTGGCCCTCTGGGGCATCCAGGGCTATATTCGGCGCAAGGGTCTCAACGATGAGATCGTCTATCGTCTGCTTTGGTGGTGCATCATCGCCGGCTTAATCGGTGGCCGACTGTACTTTGTGATTCAGCAGCCGGATCTGGTCCAGGGCTATTTGCTCCAGCCCTGGCGCATTCTGGCAACCTGGGAGGGGGGGATGGCCTTCTACGGCGCGATCTTCCTGGTGGTGCCGGTGCTCTTTTGGCGCGCGCGTGTCGAGGGGATCAATCCCTTTGTGGCTCTCGATAGCGGCGTGCTCTTCGCCTCGATCGGCCAGATTTTCGGTCGCATCGGCAATCTGATTAATGGCGATATTATCGGCTACCCCAGTACGTTGCCCTGGTCGACGGTCTATGTGCACCCTTCCAGCTTCGCCTGCCTGCAGGGCTACTGCAATGTGCCAGTGCAGCCTGCAGCAGCCTATGAGATGCTCTGTAATATTGTGCTGCTGGCAGTGCTCTATGTCCTATCGCGTCGCCTGCGCCGTCCCGGTGTGCTGACCCTTGCTTACCTCTATGGCTACGCTATTACGCAGTTTATTGTTTTCTTCTGGCGAGCCAATCTTGTGGTCAGCTTCCTGGGTCTGGATTGGGGCCTGAAGCAGGCGCAGTGGACTTCGCTGGTGGTCTTGATCCTGCTGCTGCCCGCGACCTACCTGGTTCTGCGCTCGCGCTATGCGCGCCCGGTGCCTCCCGAGGAGGTTGCTGCTTTCTATGGGATGCCGCCACGTCCAGGAAATGAGGCCGCCGCGACGGCTGCGAGCGCGTTGGAAGAGGCTTCTGGGGAGCCAGAGCGTGCTGTCTCTGCCTCAGCTCTGTCCCCTACCCCTAACACCGATGCGCGTTTAGATGAGGGGCCAGCAGCCAATCGCCGTGAGCCTCCTGCAGAGGGCCAGCAAGAACCATCCTGA